From a single Sinomonas atrocyanea genomic region:
- a CDS encoding FAD-binding oxidoreductase gives MTLNIGTAEAMHTDTGAFAAHPRATFDTGARAAAATDRSGYEPPTLPDAVVHAESVEDVVQALQLAHEHHLPVVPRGAGTGLAGGSSAHAGEVVLDVSRMNRILSIDPVEMIAVVQPGVLNAEVNAAAAEHGLFYAPDPASTAICSIGGNIATNAGGMWCAKYGVTRESVLGLTVVLADGRVLHTGRSTIKGVTGYDLNALFIGSEGTLGVVVEATLRLRPRPVRTETLAAYFPDVEAAGRAASAITAARIQPSILELMDGPTLDAVDRAEGTRHRELGGAFLLAQTDGFGAHLELDEIASVIGPYASTVHRAGGADEAAALVKARRDAIPALEKLGRVSIGDIAVPRNRLAEAFTGLEEIAARTGTRIFSVAHAADGNLHPMIVVGPEESITSGPAKEALGEMFHLARRLGGTLTGEHGVGLLKREWVGEELGETSRSLQQAIKATLDPSGILNPGKAI, from the coding sequence ATGACGCTCAACATCGGGACCGCAGAAGCCATGCACACTGACACCGGCGCGTTCGCCGCGCACCCCCGGGCCACCTTCGACACCGGTGCGCGCGCCGCAGCGGCCACCGACCGCTCGGGCTACGAGCCGCCGACACTGCCCGATGCGGTGGTCCACGCCGAGTCCGTGGAGGACGTGGTCCAGGCCCTCCAGCTGGCCCACGAGCACCACCTGCCCGTGGTGCCCCGCGGCGCGGGCACCGGCCTCGCGGGCGGCTCGAGCGCGCACGCGGGAGAGGTGGTGCTCGATGTGTCCCGCATGAACCGCATCCTGAGCATCGACCCGGTCGAGATGATCGCGGTCGTGCAGCCGGGCGTCCTCAACGCAGAGGTCAACGCGGCCGCGGCCGAGCACGGGCTCTTCTACGCCCCCGACCCGGCCAGCACGGCCATCTGCTCGATCGGCGGCAACATCGCCACGAACGCGGGCGGCATGTGGTGCGCCAAGTACGGGGTGACGCGGGAGTCGGTGCTCGGGCTCACGGTGGTCCTCGCGGACGGCCGCGTCCTGCACACCGGCCGCTCCACCATCAAGGGCGTCACCGGGTACGACCTCAACGCCCTGTTCATCGGCTCCGAGGGCACCCTCGGCGTGGTGGTCGAGGCGACCCTGCGGCTGCGGCCGCGACCGGTGCGCACGGAGACGCTCGCGGCCTACTTCCCCGACGTCGAGGCGGCCGGCCGCGCGGCCTCGGCGATCACGGCCGCGCGGATCCAGCCCTCGATCCTCGAGCTCATGGACGGCCCCACGCTGGACGCCGTGGACCGGGCGGAGGGGACCCGGCACCGGGAGCTCGGCGGCGCCTTCCTGCTGGCCCAGACGGACGGCTTCGGGGCGCACCTCGAGCTCGACGAGATCGCGTCCGTCATCGGCCCCTACGCCTCCACGGTGCACCGGGCCGGCGGCGCGGACGAGGCCGCGGCCCTCGTCAAGGCCAGGCGGGACGCGATCCCGGCACTCGAGAAGCTCGGCCGGGTCTCGATCGGGGACATCGCCGTTCCGCGCAACCGGCTCGCGGAGGCCTTCACCGGGCTCGAGGAGATCGCCGCCCGGACCGGGACGAGGATCTTCAGCGTGGCCCACGCCGCGGACGGCAACCTGCACCCCATGATCGTGGTGGGCCCCGAGGAGTCGATCACCTCCGGACCGGCGAAGGAGGCGCTCGGCGAGATGTTCCACCTCGCGCGGCGGCTCGGCGGAACGCTCACCGGCGAGCACGGCGTGGGACTGCTCAAGCGCGAGTGGGTCGGCGAGGAACTGGGCGAGACCTCGCGCTCGCTCCAGCAGGCGATCAAGGCCACTCTGGACCCCTCGGGCATCCTCAACCCCGGCAAGGCGATCTGA
- a CDS encoding MoaD/ThiS family protein, whose amino-acid sequence MSVTVVVPSVLAPASGGRTQFELPDASARSVREALDAVGRDYPVLGRRIRDERGELRRHVNIYVDGEDVRRAGGLATPVAAGQEVLVIQSIAGG is encoded by the coding sequence GTGTCCGTCACCGTCGTCGTGCCTTCCGTCCTCGCGCCGGCGAGCGGCGGGAGGACCCAGTTCGAGCTGCCCGACGCCTCGGCGAGGTCCGTGCGGGAGGCCCTCGACGCCGTCGGCCGCGACTATCCCGTCCTGGGCCGGAGGATCCGGGACGAGCGGGGCGAGCTGCGCCGGCACGTCAACATCTACGTCGACGGTGAGGACGTGCGCCGCGCCGGGGGCCTTGCGACCCCGGTCGCCGCGGGGCAGGAAGTGCTCGTCATCCAGTCGATCGCCGGCGGATAG
- a CDS encoding glycoside hydrolase — MTTPRFLLAVGTKKGLWLATSEDRKTWTVAEPQFLMQEIPSVAIDTRGGRTRLLVGVRSEHFGPTVVHSDDLGATWTEPEQGSVVFPEGTEAAVERIWQIQPDSEDRPEVVWVGAEPISVWKSTDGGATFELNRALWEHPDRDRWAPGAGGAAVHTIVPDAEDPEQVHVAISAGGVYRSTDAGASWTARNHGISAYFLPDPSPEVGQCVHKIAADSEGRLYAQNHRGVYRSDDRGDTWVSIADGLPADFGFVMLTHPRRSGTAWVVPLVSDWERVAPGGRLAVHRTDDAGESWRSLDTGLAEPDWNTVLRDAASVDTAEPVGVYFGTRGGSVYASADEGEAFQEVIAHLPDVLCVRAAELTAPPAGAAHDAGQGT; from the coding sequence ATGACCACACCGCGCTTCCTCCTCGCCGTCGGGACCAAGAAGGGGCTCTGGCTCGCCACGAGCGAGGACCGCAAGACCTGGACCGTCGCCGAGCCCCAGTTCCTGATGCAGGAGATCCCCTCCGTCGCCATCGACACGCGCGGCGGCCGCACGCGCCTGCTCGTGGGCGTCCGCTCGGAGCACTTCGGGCCCACCGTGGTCCACTCCGACGACCTCGGCGCCACCTGGACCGAGCCCGAGCAGGGCTCCGTCGTCTTCCCCGAGGGGACGGAGGCCGCCGTCGAGCGGATCTGGCAGATCCAGCCGGACTCCGAGGACCGCCCGGAGGTCGTCTGGGTCGGCGCGGAGCCGATCTCGGTGTGGAAGTCGACGGACGGCGGAGCGACGTTCGAGCTGAACCGGGCCCTCTGGGAGCACCCCGACAGGGACCGGTGGGCGCCCGGCGCCGGCGGCGCGGCCGTCCACACGATCGTGCCCGACGCCGAGGATCCGGAACAGGTCCACGTGGCCATCAGTGCCGGCGGCGTCTACCGCAGCACCGACGCCGGCGCGAGCTGGACCGCCCGGAACCACGGCATCTCCGCCTACTTCCTGCCCGACCCGAGTCCCGAGGTCGGACAGTGCGTCCACAAGATCGCGGCCGACAGCGAGGGACGTCTCTACGCGCAGAACCACCGGGGCGTCTACCGCAGCGACGACCGCGGGGACACCTGGGTGTCCATCGCGGACGGGCTGCCGGCCGACTTCGGGTTCGTGATGCTCACGCATCCGCGGCGCAGCGGCACCGCCTGGGTGGTGCCCCTCGTCTCGGACTGGGAACGGGTCGCGCCCGGCGGCCGCCTCGCGGTCCACCGCACCGATGACGCCGGGGAGAGCTGGCGCAGCCTCGACACGGGCCTGGCCGAGCCGGACTGGAACACCGTGCTCCGCGACGCGGCCTCGGTCGACACCGCGGAGCCCGTGGGCGTCTACTTCGGCACCCGCGGCGGCTCGGTGTACGCGAGCGCCGACGAGGGGGAGGCCTTCCAGGAGGTGATCGCGCACCTGCCCGACGTGCTGTGCGTCCGGGCTGCCGAGCTCACCGCCCCGCCGGCCGGAGCAGCGCACGACGCCGGCCAGGGGACCTAG
- a CDS encoding VOC family protein — MPATLNPYLNFKDNARDAMTFYQSVLGGDLTISTFDDLHAAMDPSEGPLVMHSQLTTPGGFTLMGSDTPPRMEYRPGNNFSVSLSGGPETEDELRGYWDRLAEGATVSMPLQKAIWGDTFGMLTDRFGIAWLVNIAGQSGQGAAS, encoded by the coding sequence GTGCCTGCCACCCTGAATCCCTACCTCAACTTCAAGGACAACGCCCGGGACGCCATGACGTTCTACCAGTCGGTGCTCGGCGGGGACCTGACCATCTCCACCTTCGACGACCTGCACGCCGCCATGGACCCCTCGGAGGGGCCCCTCGTGATGCACTCGCAGCTCACCACGCCCGGCGGCTTCACCCTCATGGGCTCGGACACCCCGCCCCGCATGGAGTACCGCCCCGGCAACAACTTCTCGGTCTCGCTCAGCGGCGGCCCGGAGACGGAAGACGAGCTGCGCGGCTACTGGGACAGGCTCGCCGAGGGTGCCACCGTGTCCATGCCGCTGCAGAAGGCCATCTGGGGCGACACGTTCGGCATGCTCACCGACCGGTTCGGCATCGCCTGGCTCGTCAACATCGCCGGCCAGAGCGGACAGGGCGCCGCATCGTAG
- a CDS encoding 3-hydroxyacyl-CoA dehydrogenase NAD-binding domain-containing protein, which yields MTPTTPRTVAVIGTGTIGASWAAYYLSRGFRVAAADPAEGAEDRLRAHVEAFWPTLAALGAEGEGGSAPQDRLAFAPSIAEAARGADFVQENGPERLVLKRAILAEIEEGADAAALIASSSSGLLVSEAQEGMRHPERLVLGHPFNPPHLIPLVEVLGGARTAPENVDHALAFYTDVGKKPIRINREVPGHVANRLQDALWREMFHLVRSGVASVADIDTAIAYGPGLRWALLGPFLTMHAGGGDGGITHFLEHLGPAMREWAADLGEYPETDDYIETMAEGVAAELEGRDWEAVLAERDRLLLGLLAAKAQAPHIP from the coding sequence ATGACCCCCACGACCCCGAGGACGGTCGCCGTGATCGGCACCGGCACCATCGGCGCAAGCTGGGCCGCCTACTACCTCTCGCGCGGCTTCCGCGTGGCGGCCGCGGACCCGGCCGAGGGCGCCGAGGACCGGCTCCGCGCCCATGTCGAGGCCTTCTGGCCCACCCTCGCGGCCCTCGGTGCCGAGGGGGAGGGCGGCTCCGCCCCGCAGGACCGCCTCGCCTTCGCGCCCTCGATCGCCGAGGCAGCCCGGGGCGCCGACTTCGTCCAGGAGAACGGGCCCGAGCGGCTGGTGCTCAAGCGCGCCATCCTGGCGGAGATCGAGGAGGGCGCCGATGCGGCGGCCCTCATCGCGAGCTCGTCCTCGGGGCTCCTGGTCTCCGAGGCGCAGGAGGGGATGCGCCACCCGGAGCGGCTCGTGCTCGGGCACCCGTTCAATCCGCCGCACCTCATTCCGCTCGTCGAGGTGCTCGGCGGTGCGCGGACCGCTCCCGAGAACGTGGACCACGCGCTCGCCTTCTACACCGACGTCGGCAAGAAGCCCATCCGCATCAACCGGGAGGTCCCGGGCCACGTGGCCAACCGGCTGCAGGATGCCCTGTGGCGGGAGATGTTCCACCTGGTCCGCAGCGGCGTGGCGAGCGTCGCGGACATCGACACCGCGATCGCGTATGGCCCGGGCCTCCGCTGGGCCCTGCTGGGGCCCTTCCTCACGATGCACGCCGGCGGCGGGGACGGCGGCATCACCCACTTCCTCGAGCACCTCGGCCCTGCCATGCGGGAGTGGGCGGCCGATCTCGGCGAGTACCCCGAGACCGACGACTACATCGAGACGATGGCAGAGGGCGTCGCCGCGGAGCTCGAGGGCCGCGACTGGGAGGCCGTGCTCGCCGAGCGGGACAGGCTCCTCCTCGGGCTCCTCGCTGCCAAGGCCCAGGCCCCGCACATCCCGTAG
- a CDS encoding GAF domain-containing protein, with protein sequence MRANQVQQAPDPVPAAGDDGSARPVVADSWRRSLAVHPRREDAVVTSILDEGELDAYRAEHPLAPVMPVIDRLLVEPARDSGILVAVGDAGSRLLWLGGDAAVRRRAERMAFLEGADWSEASIGTSAPGTALATGGPVQIHGAEHFSPLVEAFSCTAMPIRDPATGQTLGVVDITGGEQAVGGHALPWLRATVAAVEERLRTLGPERKPRIERAQRPVGAVLAVTGRDQGVLRWGGRELNLSVRHSEILVLLAGNPRGLTAEELAERLYSQPVPPVTLRAELVRLRKVLEASGTGVTLLSRPYRVEGLEVDSMTALALLARGSHRQALGAYAGQLLPRSEAPAITELREELSATLREAVVGSAAVDVVLHYLRLPEAADDAEAWRTALSLLPPRSPKRAAVVAHLERLAG encoded by the coding sequence GTGCGTGCGAACCAGGTGCAGCAGGCACCCGATCCGGTCCCCGCAGCGGGGGACGACGGGTCGGCGCGCCCTGTCGTGGCCGACTCCTGGCGCCGCTCGCTCGCCGTCCACCCCCGCCGTGAGGACGCCGTGGTCACGAGCATCCTCGACGAGGGCGAACTCGACGCCTACCGCGCGGAGCATCCGCTCGCACCCGTGATGCCGGTGATCGACCGGCTCCTGGTCGAGCCTGCCCGCGACTCGGGCATCCTCGTGGCCGTGGGCGACGCGGGCAGCCGGCTCCTGTGGCTCGGCGGGGACGCCGCGGTGCGCCGGCGGGCGGAGCGGATGGCCTTCCTCGAGGGCGCCGACTGGTCCGAGGCGAGCATCGGCACGTCGGCGCCCGGCACGGCCCTGGCCACCGGCGGTCCGGTGCAGATCCACGGCGCCGAGCACTTCAGCCCCCTGGTCGAGGCCTTCTCCTGCACGGCGATGCCCATCCGCGACCCCGCGACGGGCCAGACGCTCGGCGTTGTCGACATCACGGGGGGAGAGCAGGCCGTGGGAGGCCACGCCCTGCCCTGGCTCAGGGCCACTGTCGCCGCCGTCGAGGAGCGGCTCCGGACGCTCGGCCCTGAACGGAAGCCGCGCATCGAGCGGGCCCAGCGGCCCGTCGGCGCGGTCCTGGCCGTCACCGGCCGCGACCAGGGCGTGCTGCGCTGGGGAGGCCGCGAGCTGAACCTGAGCGTGCGGCACTCCGAGATCCTCGTGCTGCTCGCCGGGAACCCGCGCGGCCTCACCGCCGAGGAGCTGGCCGAGCGGCTCTACTCCCAGCCCGTGCCGCCGGTGACGCTGCGCGCGGAGCTCGTGCGGCTCCGCAAGGTCCTCGAGGCCTCGGGGACCGGGGTCACGCTGCTCTCGCGCCCCTACCGGGTGGAGGGCCTCGAGGTCGATTCCATGACCGCCCTCGCGCTCCTCGCCCGCGGCTCACACCGCCAGGCCCTCGGCGCCTACGCCGGCCAGCTCCTGCCGCGCTCCGAGGCGCCGGCGATCACGGAGCTGCGCGAGGAGCTGTCCGCGACGCTGCGGGAGGCGGTGGTGGGCAGCGCCGCCGTCGACGTCGTGCTCCACTACCTCCGGCTCCCCGAGGCGGCGGACGACGCCGAGGCGTGGCGCACCGCGCTCAGCCTCCTCCCGCCGCGCTCGCCCAAGCGGGCCGCCGTCGTGGCCCACCTCGAGCGCCTCGCAGGATAG
- a CDS encoding carbohydrate ABC transporter permease produces MTNANPGLEPTAADDPSSSVAAGPLVAAGAAIPGTAGRPPGLPASGHPASGRPVPPHSVSDRRRRVLRRLGQTVRWVLLTGFALAFMYPFAWLLAASLKPRGEVFDNRLIPLTPTPQNYADVWNQLPLLSWVFNSVFIALAAATIVTLTSSAIAFGFAYFRFPGKKVLFSVLLGTMMLPGAVTLIPNYLIWKTLGWLGTTVPLWGGTLFGSAFYIFLMRQFYLSLPRDLFEAARIDGCSFFGLFRRIAFPLALPSAIIVFIFEFQASWNNFAGPLIYLNFGDPKGYTVPLGIAYAMTMYSPTAGGHGDYQYVMVASLLVTLPMMVIFAFGQRYFMEGIAAGSLKG; encoded by the coding sequence GTGACCAACGCCAACCCCGGCCTCGAGCCGACCGCAGCGGACGATCCGTCCTCCTCCGTGGCGGCGGGCCCCCTGGTCGCCGCCGGCGCAGCCATCCCGGGCACCGCGGGACGGCCGCCGGGGCTCCCCGCGTCGGGGCACCCGGCATCCGGGCGCCCGGTGCCCCCGCACTCGGTCTCCGACCGCCGCCGGCGGGTGCTCCGCCGCCTCGGCCAGACCGTCCGCTGGGTGCTGCTCACCGGCTTCGCGCTGGCGTTCATGTACCCGTTCGCGTGGCTGCTCGCCGCGTCGCTGAAGCCCCGCGGCGAGGTCTTCGACAACCGGCTGATCCCGCTGACCCCGACCCCGCAGAACTACGCCGACGTCTGGAACCAGCTGCCCCTGCTCAGCTGGGTCTTCAACTCGGTCTTCATCGCGCTGGCCGCCGCCACGATCGTCACGCTGACGAGCTCGGCCATCGCCTTCGGGTTCGCCTACTTCAGGTTCCCGGGGAAGAAGGTGCTGTTCAGCGTCCTGCTCGGCACCATGATGCTGCCCGGCGCCGTGACGCTCATCCCCAACTACCTGATCTGGAAGACCCTCGGCTGGCTCGGGACCACCGTGCCCCTGTGGGGCGGGACGCTGTTCGGGTCCGCGTTCTACATCTTCCTCATGCGGCAGTTCTACCTCTCCCTGCCGCGCGACCTGTTCGAGGCGGCACGGATCGACGGGTGCTCCTTCTTCGGCCTCTTCCGCCGGATCGCGTTCCCGCTGGCGCTGCCGAGCGCGATCATCGTGTTCATCTTCGAGTTCCAGGCCTCGTGGAACAACTTCGCCGGCCCGCTCATCTACCTCAACTTCGGCGACCCCAAGGGGTACACGGTGCCGCTCGGGATCGCCTACGCCATGACGATGTACTCGCCCACGGCCGGCGGCCACGGCGACTACCAGTACGTGATGGTCGCCTCCCTGCTGGTCACCCTGCCGATGATGGTCATCTTCGCGTTCGGCCAGCGCTACTTCATGGAGGGCATCGCCGCAGGCTCGCTCAAGGGCTGA
- a CDS encoding Re/Si-specific NAD(P)(+) transhydrogenase subunit alpha, whose product MRVGIARERLLGERRVAATPETVRQLVGQGLDVSVESGAGAAAGHSDAAYAEAGAEVVPALDPAGVDLLAHVRPLHPATAAALRPGAVTVGLASPSTELPTVRALADAGVTAFALELVPRISRAQSMDALTSQALVTGYRCVLEAAIRLPRFFPLYMTAAGTVPPAKVLVLGAGVAGLQAIGTAKRLGARVSANDIRPASADEVASMGGTFVHLDVDSAEATQAAGGYARELSADRGALQRQLLAPHVAEADVLITTAAVPGRRAPLLVTRDMVAAMRPGSVVVDMAAESGGNVEGSVPGEDVAVQVAGGAGEVTVVGLKDAASAMPADASRLYAKNVANFIELLVPQGPGDGGEIRPDFDDEVVAGACLTHAGEVRHEPTAEALAALAATASAGSSVAAGAARRDGPPGIEDETEEGAG is encoded by the coding sequence GTGAGGGTGGGCATCGCGAGGGAGAGGCTCCTCGGCGAGCGGCGCGTGGCGGCGACGCCCGAGACCGTGCGGCAGCTGGTGGGCCAGGGCCTCGACGTCTCAGTAGAGTCGGGCGCGGGGGCGGCCGCCGGGCATTCCGACGCCGCGTACGCCGAGGCCGGGGCAGAGGTCGTGCCCGCGCTCGATCCCGCCGGTGTGGACCTGCTGGCCCATGTGCGCCCCCTCCATCCGGCCACGGCCGCGGCCCTCCGGCCGGGCGCCGTCACGGTGGGACTGGCCTCGCCGTCCACCGAGCTGCCCACGGTCCGCGCGCTCGCCGATGCCGGGGTGACGGCCTTCGCGCTCGAGCTCGTCCCGCGGATCTCCCGCGCGCAGTCCATGGACGCCCTCACCTCGCAGGCCCTCGTGACCGGCTACCGCTGTGTGCTCGAGGCAGCGATCCGGCTTCCGCGCTTCTTCCCGCTCTACATGACCGCCGCCGGCACGGTCCCGCCGGCGAAGGTGCTCGTGCTCGGTGCCGGGGTCGCGGGCCTCCAGGCGATCGGCACCGCCAAGCGGCTCGGCGCGCGGGTCTCCGCCAACGACATCCGCCCCGCCTCCGCGGACGAGGTCGCCTCGATGGGCGGAACGTTCGTCCACCTCGACGTGGACTCGGCCGAGGCCACCCAGGCCGCGGGCGGCTACGCCCGGGAGCTCTCCGCCGACCGCGGCGCCCTCCAGCGCCAGCTCCTCGCGCCGCACGTCGCGGAGGCCGACGTGCTCATCACCACCGCCGCGGTGCCCGGGCGCCGCGCCCCGCTGCTCGTGACCCGGGACATGGTCGCCGCGATGCGGCCCGGTTCGGTGGTCGTGGACATGGCGGCCGAGTCCGGGGGCAACGTCGAGGGCTCCGTCCCGGGCGAGGACGTGGCGGTACAAGTGGCGGGCGGGGCCGGCGAGGTCACCGTGGTGGGCCTCAAGGACGCCGCCTCGGCGATGCCCGCGGACGCCTCGCGCCTGTACGCCAAGAACGTCGCCAACTTCATCGAGCTGCTCGTCCCGCAGGGCCCCGGCGACGGCGGCGAGATCCGGCCCGACTTCGACGATGAGGTGGTGGCCGGGGCATGCCTGACGCATGCGGGCGAGGTGCGCCACGAGCCCACGGCCGAGGCGCTCGCTGCCCTCGCAGCCACCGCATCCGCGGGCAGCTCGGTCGCCGCCGGCGCCGCGCGGCGGGACGGGCCGCCGGGCATCGAGGACGAGACCGAGGAGGGGGCGGGCTGA
- a CDS encoding carbohydrate ABC transporter permease, with protein MRRKYNVRESAAGYLFIAPWIAGLAIFTVISMSWSLVLSFQNYDLATGASGPAGFENYARLVQDPNVLSSLGNTFIYAAMAVPLDIAFALLLASLLNGVKRASGFFRVVYYLPKMTPGVATAAVFLLLLNGNSGAINKFLGLFGIDGPQWLADPAWMKPSIVLMSLWGVGGTTVILLAALQAVPRELYEAAATDGANRVQQFFHITIPMISPTLFFLVIVNTIGALQVFDQAYLLFYRDGNSSVPDAARFYGVYLYQQAFQQFNFGPAAAMAWLLFAIIMVITVIQIKVGNRFVHYEGNDRP; from the coding sequence CTGCGGAGGAAGTACAACGTCCGGGAGTCGGCCGCCGGCTACCTCTTCATCGCGCCGTGGATCGCGGGCCTGGCCATCTTCACGGTGATCTCGATGAGCTGGAGCCTGGTGCTCTCGTTCCAGAACTACGACCTCGCCACGGGCGCCAGCGGCCCAGCCGGCTTCGAGAACTACGCGCGGCTCGTGCAGGACCCCAACGTGCTCTCCTCGCTCGGGAACACGTTCATCTATGCCGCGATGGCCGTGCCCCTCGACATCGCGTTCGCGCTCCTGCTGGCCTCGCTCCTGAACGGGGTGAAGCGGGCCTCCGGCTTCTTCCGGGTGGTCTACTACCTGCCCAAGATGACGCCCGGGGTCGCCACGGCCGCCGTGTTCCTGCTCCTGCTCAACGGCAACAGCGGGGCCATCAACAAGTTCCTCGGCCTCTTCGGCATCGACGGGCCGCAGTGGCTCGCGGATCCGGCGTGGATGAAGCCCTCGATCGTGCTGATGAGCCTGTGGGGCGTGGGGGGCACCACCGTCATCCTGCTCGCGGCGCTCCAGGCCGTGCCGCGGGAGCTCTACGAGGCGGCGGCCACGGACGGCGCCAACCGGGTCCAGCAGTTCTTCCACATCACGATCCCGATGATCTCCCCGACGCTGTTCTTCCTCGTCATCGTCAACACCATCGGGGCGCTGCAGGTCTTCGACCAGGCCTACCTGCTGTTCTACCGGGACGGGAACTCGTCCGTGCCCGACGCCGCCCGCTTCTACGGGGTGTACCTGTACCAGCAGGCGTTCCAGCAGTTCAACTTCGGGCCGGCGGCCGCGATGGCCTGGCTGCTGTTCGCGATCATCATGGTCATCACGGTGATCCAGATCAAGGTCGGCAACCGGTTCGTCCACTACGAGGGGAACGACCGCCCGTGA
- a CDS encoding NAD(P)(+) transhydrogenase (Re/Si-specific) subunit beta, with product MTASAPLLDPTWTALLYLAAAVCFILALKGLSSPKHARRGNLVGALGAAIALVTVFLSSRLANIPWILAAIAVGAAIAAPVARRVKMTQMPQLVALFNGVGGGAAALVALLELPHAGAPEDGWVRLAIVFTLLVGAVSFAGSAVTFAKLQELMTTRPVTFLGLPVLMGAVLLAALAAAGAVVATGSVPLAVVLLALGLLAGVLLVLPVGGADVPIVISLLNAFTGLAVAASGLVLGNVLLVVAGTLVGASGTILTRLMAAAMGRSVVHIMFGAFRGGSTAGSTAVSDRPVRSSSPEDVAVLLGYAQKVIIVPGYGLAVAQGQHTAAELAGALEARGIDVEFAIHPVAGRMPGHMNVLLAEANVPYESLKEMSEVNSEFRQADVALVVGANDVVNPAAKSTPGSPIYGMPILEVAEAKQVVFLKRSMRPGFAGIENELLYDPKTALLFGDAKDSLTQVLGAVKAL from the coding sequence GTGACCGCCTCCGCGCCCCTGCTCGACCCGACCTGGACCGCGCTGCTCTACCTCGCCGCAGCCGTGTGCTTCATCCTGGCCCTCAAGGGCCTGTCCTCCCCGAAGCATGCCCGCCGGGGCAACCTCGTCGGCGCGCTCGGCGCCGCGATCGCCCTCGTGACCGTGTTCCTCTCGAGCCGGCTCGCGAACATCCCCTGGATCCTCGCCGCGATCGCGGTCGGCGCGGCCATCGCGGCGCCGGTGGCACGCCGGGTCAAGATGACGCAGATGCCGCAGCTCGTGGCGCTCTTCAACGGCGTGGGCGGCGGTGCGGCGGCCCTCGTCGCGCTGCTCGAACTGCCCCACGCGGGCGCCCCCGAGGACGGCTGGGTGCGGCTGGCGATCGTCTTCACGCTCCTGGTGGGAGCCGTCTCCTTCGCCGGCTCGGCCGTGACGTTCGCCAAGCTCCAGGAGCTCATGACCACCCGGCCCGTCACGTTCCTGGGCCTTCCCGTGCTCATGGGCGCCGTGCTGCTCGCCGCGCTCGCCGCGGCCGGGGCCGTGGTCGCGACGGGCTCGGTGCCGCTCGCCGTCGTGCTCCTCGCCCTCGGGCTCCTGGCCGGGGTCCTGCTCGTGCTGCCCGTGGGCGGGGCGGACGTGCCGATCGTCATCTCGCTGCTCAACGCGTTCACGGGCCTCGCCGTCGCCGCCAGCGGTCTCGTGCTCGGCAACGTGCTCCTCGTCGTCGCGGGCACCCTCGTCGGGGCGTCCGGCACCATCCTCACCCGCCTCATGGCCGCAGCCATGGGGCGCAGCGTCGTGCACATCATGTTCGGCGCCTTCCGGGGAGGGTCGACGGCGGGCTCCACCGCCGTCTCGGACCGCCCCGTCCGCTCCTCGAGCCCCGAGGACGTCGCCGTGCTGCTCGGCTACGCGCAGAAGGTGATCATCGTGCCCGGGTACGGGCTCGCCGTCGCCCAGGGCCAGCACACCGCGGCCGAGCTCGCGGGCGCCCTCGAGGCACGGGGGATCGACGTCGAGTTCGCGATCCACCCCGTGGCAGGGCGCATGCCGGGGCACATGAACGTGCTCCTGGCCGAGGCGAACGTGCCCTACGAGTCGCTCAAGGAGATGAGCGAGGTCAACAGCGAGTTCCGGCAGGCCGACGTCGCCCTCGTGGTCGGCGCGAACGACGTGGTCAATCCCGCCGCGAAGTCCACGCCGGGCTCACCGATCTACGGCATGCCGATCCTCGAGGTCGCCGAGGCCAAGCAGGTGGTCTTCCTCAAGCGCTCCATGCGGCCGGGCTTCGCCGGCATCGAGAACGAGCTGCTCTACGACCCCAAGACCGCCCTCCTCTTCGGTGACGCGAAGGACTCCCTGACCCAGGTCCTCGGCGCCGTGAAGGCCCTCTGA
- a CDS encoding NAD(P) transhydrogenase subunit alpha, producing MGGVEVLTILVFAVFVGFEVVSKVSSILHTPLMSGANAIHGIILVGAITVAGQAEDGWVLALALLAVVLATANLVGGFVVTDRMLEMFRGRRPAPGAKEDAR from the coding sequence ATGGGCGGTGTGGAGGTGCTCACGATCCTCGTGTTCGCGGTGTTCGTGGGCTTCGAAGTGGTCTCGAAGGTCTCGAGCATCCTGCATACCCCGCTCATGTCCGGCGCGAACGCGATCCACGGGATCATCCTCGTGGGCGCGATCACCGTGGCCGGGCAGGCGGAGGACGGGTGGGTGCTCGCGCTGGCACTGCTCGCCGTGGTGCTCGCCACGGCCAATCTCGTGGGCGGGTTCGTGGTGACCGACCGGATGCTCGAGATGTTCAGGGGGCGCCGGCCGGCTCCCGGGGCCAAGGAGGACGCCAGGTGA